A region of Candidatus Megaera polyxenophila DNA encodes the following proteins:
- a CDS encoding thiol:disulfide interchange protein yields MICKRLILILACFFCQISWGAEQDKETNFIINKDSNKLTLELEIPKKHIIYSIHPGPTGLPTKVELKRSSNLNNYKLIWPDPLLATSAAGEKTYFYENHLKVPLLVEARNPREDIELEFDIEYVLCSNQCELKQEHLSTVISPEDLKDNSQLASIFNVFWIMSIAVLGGFILNFMPCVLPVLSLKVINFIRHPNLNRKKASLFTIFGILSSFWGLAFIAIIFKSTGKYFSLGLNFQEPTFVIALTIIITFFISVSLDRVVFKFPEPVNNFLLSIKLQGQYIEHYFSGVIATILSTPCTAPFLGTALFFSFQQSNLFIFFTFTFIGLGFSTPYILMLIFPKALKFLPTSGKWMNNLKLILATSLIGTIIWLLYILEAQINLRAVVILFLLLLLIKFTLENNIYFLKYPLIKLIILFILVIFSFLLPKYSYLEDKNYQEKVNSLWQKFEPEKIDSLVKSGKIVFVDITADWCITCKYNKYLVFSRDKTIKTLSDTQIIAMRGDFTNYDLQIHDFLSKRKIPGIPYNVIFSQKFPDGLELPVLLSIKEIEDGVKQAR; encoded by the coding sequence ATGATTTGTAAACGATTAATATTAATATTAGCATGCTTTTTCTGCCAGATAAGCTGGGGGGCAGAGCAAGACAAAGAAACGAATTTTATCATAAATAAGGATTCTAACAAACTAACATTAGAGCTTGAAATACCTAAAAAACATATTATTTACTCAATTCACCCCGGGCCTACAGGATTGCCTACTAAAGTTGAACTCAAACGATCCTCTAATTTAAATAATTATAAGCTAATTTGGCCAGATCCTTTACTGGCAACCTCAGCAGCCGGAGAAAAAACATATTTTTATGAAAATCATCTTAAAGTACCGCTGTTAGTTGAAGCCCGTAATCCTAGAGAGGACATAGAGCTAGAATTTGATATAGAATATGTATTATGCAGTAACCAATGCGAGCTTAAGCAAGAACATCTTTCTACTGTAATCAGTCCAGAAGATTTAAAGGATAATTCTCAACTTGCGAGCATTTTTAATGTTTTTTGGATTATGTCAATTGCAGTTCTTGGCGGTTTCATTTTAAATTTTATGCCTTGTGTGTTACCGGTATTATCCCTAAAGGTTATAAATTTTATAAGGCATCCCAATTTAAATAGGAAAAAAGCTTCATTATTTACCATATTCGGTATATTAAGCAGTTTTTGGGGACTAGCTTTTATAGCAATCATTTTTAAAAGCACCGGTAAATATTTTAGCCTCGGATTAAACTTTCAAGAGCCCACTTTTGTCATTGCTTTAACTATAATTATAACCTTTTTTATTAGTGTATCATTAGATCGGGTAGTATTTAAATTTCCTGAACCTGTCAATAATTTTTTGTTAAGCATTAAACTTCAAGGCCAATATATTGAACATTATTTTAGTGGAGTAATTGCAACTATTTTATCTACACCTTGTACCGCCCCTTTTCTTGGCACTGCTTTGTTTTTCAGTTTTCAGCAAAGTAATTTATTTATATTTTTTACATTTACTTTTATAGGTTTAGGTTTTTCTACGCCCTATATATTGATGCTTATCTTCCCTAAAGCTTTAAAATTTCTTCCCACATCTGGTAAATGGATGAATAATTTAAAATTAATATTAGCTACTTCGTTAATAGGAACGATAATTTGGTTACTTTATATCCTAGAAGCGCAAATAAATTTAAGGGCGGTAGTAATTTTATTTCTGTTGCTACTGTTAATTAAGTTTACCTTGGAAAATAATATATATTTTTTGAAATATCCTCTAATAAAGTTAATTATCCTCTTTATATTAGTGATTTTCAGTTTTTTATTGCCTAAATATAGTTATCTTGAGGATAAAAATTATCAAGAAAAAGTTAATAGTTTATGGCAAAAATTTGAACCTGAAAAAATTGATTCTTTAGTTAAAAGTGGAAAAATAGTTTTTGTTGATATTACGGCTGATTGGTGTATCACCTGTAAATACAATAAATATCTCGTGTTTTCTAGGGACAAAACCATTAAAACACTTTCTGATACTCAAATAATAGCAATGCGTGGGGATTTTACTAATTATGATCTTCAAATACATGATTTTTTATCAAAAAGAAAAATACCTGGTATACCTTATAATGTAATATTTAGCCAAAAATTTCCGGATGGTTTGGAACTTCCGGTTCTTCTTTCCATTAAGGAAATTGAAGATGGCGTAAAACAAGCGAGGTAA
- a CDS encoding RND transporter gives MPIIQPGLRLINKYTLSIALIFVIVVIVIKSVGGTSKKEEEKLIRPVQMVKVAHKIAGQFLSLTGEILAKNEIDLSFRIDGKLIERLVSVGDLVTTGQIVARLDPQDVKDNLIAAKSNLNAAQAALDQATSNEGRQKILLSKGVVTNAKYEDALSQLQSAQAKVEGAEANLSQAQNRVEYTNLKVDTAGIVTAVKAEAGEIVRAGQAVMRIATNEGKDAVFNVPEQLFQSKPSNDQLTVEVSLSHDPSIKTTGIVREVSPQADSVSRTFTVKVGLKNPPEALKLGSTVTGSVTLNKGSAIELPVMSLNKSNSSPAVWVVNPGDNTVSLRDVKIIGYNQNSVIIAEGLENDELVVTAGVHSLYPGQQVKILEK, from the coding sequence ATGCCAATAATTCAACCTGGCTTGCGCCTAATCAATAAGTATACCTTAAGTATTGCCCTTATTTTTGTAATTGTAGTTATTGTAATTAAATCTGTAGGGGGTACTTCTAAAAAAGAAGAAGAAAAGCTAATACGTCCTGTGCAAATGGTTAAAGTTGCGCATAAAATTGCCGGCCAGTTCTTATCTTTAACTGGAGAGATTCTCGCAAAAAATGAAATTGACTTAAGTTTTAGGATAGATGGTAAATTAATAGAACGTCTGGTTTCAGTAGGGGATCTTGTAACTACTGGCCAAATCGTTGCTCGTCTTGATCCACAAGATGTAAAAGATAACCTTATTGCAGCCAAATCAAATCTTAATGCAGCGCAGGCAGCTTTAGACCAGGCCACCAGCAATGAAGGCAGGCAAAAAATCTTACTCAGCAAAGGAGTGGTGACCAATGCAAAATATGAAGATGCTCTTTCTCAATTACAATCTGCCCAAGCTAAAGTAGAAGGTGCTGAGGCTAATTTAAGTCAGGCTCAGAATCGTGTTGAATATACTAATTTAAAGGTAGATACTGCCGGTATAGTCACAGCCGTTAAAGCAGAAGCAGGAGAAATAGTAAGAGCTGGTCAAGCTGTTATGCGCATAGCAACTAACGAAGGAAAGGATGCAGTATTTAATGTACCGGAACAATTGTTTCAAAGCAAACCTTCTAATGATCAACTAACAGTGGAGGTATCTTTAAGCCACGATCCAAGTATAAAAACAACTGGCATCGTTCGAGAAGTATCTCCTCAAGCAGATTCGGTAAGCCGTACATTTACTGTGAAGGTAGGTTTAAAAAACCCGCCTGAAGCATTAAAACTTGGTTCAACCGTTACCGGTAGTGTTACTTTAAATAAGGGGTCAGCTATTGAATTGCCGGTAATGTCCCTAAACAAATCTAACTCCAGCCCGGCTGTATGGGTTGTAAATCCTGGTGATAATACCGTAAGTTTAAGAGACGTCAAGATAATTGGTTATAATCAAAATTCAGTAATTATTGCTGAAGGTCTAGAAAATGATGAACTTGTGGTAACTGCAGGGGTGCATTCATTATATCCTGGACAACAGGTTAAAATATTAGAGAAATAG
- a CDS encoding ACR family transporter, giving the protein MKERFNLSLWAINHRELVWYLMGILIIVGSLSYTRLGRNEDPIFAIKTMLVQTKWPGATIDETMNQVTERIEKKLQETPNIDYIRSFTTPGSSTIFINLKGSTPPSEVPNSWYQVRKKIGDISLTLPQGVVGPFFNDEFGDTYGIIYAFTRDGFSERELMDYIEEVRSKLLQIPDISKIDIIGNQEEKIYIEFSIRRLAGLGIRPQEFIKMLQSTNAVRPAGTVRTENETVLIRVSGSFQSEDDLRNINININGKLFPLSDIATIKRDYIDPPQSFFKFNGKQAIGLAVSMTPGGDILALGKNVKTAMEKISADLPIGIEYHLVANQPMVVEENIAEFTKSLEEAFIIVLFVSFLSLGLRAGAVVACSIPLVLTIVFIVMEFCHIDLQRISLGALIIALGLLVDDAMITVEMMVTKLEEGLDKVRAATFAYTSTAFPMLTGTLVTVVAFIPVGFAKSSAGEYVFSLFAVIAIALIASWFVAVVFTPLIGLIILPDKLEHHQQKESRLLKPFRVVLLAAMRSPRKTIFITIALFISSIIGMKFVSHQFFPSSDRPELLVNMQLPQNSSIFATSNAVANLEKLLENNSDIVRWSSYVGRGAVRFYLPLDGAQPNPSYSQTVIVTKNIEARERVRSYLQKEFKENFSNINSRIMPLEMGPPVGWPLQYRVSGHDLEQVRKIAYQVAEILGTESQVQDINFDWIEPSRVLRIKVNQDEARLLGLSSEDLAGALNAVVSGMKITQIRDSIYLIDVLIRAETEQRVSLDSLSTLQISTPSGNKVPLMQVATMEYEQEYPLIWRRDRIPTITVQADTSGDTLPATVVEKLRPKILELNSKLPAGYQIKTGGTTEESAKSQASVAAVVPLMLAIVITILMIQLQSIQRVILVLSVVPLGLIGIVAILLIADKPLGFVAILGIIALVGMIARNSVIVIDQIETEIAHGLSRWDAVITATTHRFRPVILTAAAAILGMIPIAPTVFWGPMAYAIMGGLAVATVLTLVFLPALYCMWFKVTE; this is encoded by the coding sequence ATGAAAGAGCGCTTTAATCTCTCACTATGGGCAATTAACCATCGTGAGCTCGTATGGTATCTAATGGGTATTTTAATAATAGTTGGTAGCTTATCGTATACTCGTCTTGGCCGGAATGAAGATCCTATTTTTGCAATAAAAACCATGTTGGTTCAAACAAAATGGCCCGGTGCAACTATTGATGAAACTATGAATCAAGTTACCGAGCGGATAGAAAAAAAATTACAGGAAACACCTAACATCGATTATATCCGTAGCTTTACTACTCCAGGTTCTTCTACTATTTTTATTAATTTAAAAGGTTCTACTCCTCCTTCGGAAGTACCAAACAGTTGGTATCAGGTTCGAAAAAAAATCGGTGACATTTCACTTACTTTACCCCAAGGAGTGGTCGGACCGTTTTTTAATGACGAATTTGGTGATACCTATGGGATTATTTATGCTTTTACCCGAGACGGTTTTTCTGAGCGGGAACTAATGGATTATATTGAGGAGGTAAGGTCTAAGCTATTGCAAATACCTGACATATCCAAAATAGATATTATAGGGAATCAAGAAGAAAAAATTTACATCGAATTTTCCATCAGAAGGCTTGCCGGACTTGGCATCAGGCCACAAGAATTTATTAAGATGTTACAGTCAACAAATGCCGTAAGACCGGCTGGTACAGTACGGACCGAAAATGAAACCGTATTAATAAGAGTATCAGGAAGTTTCCAATCAGAGGATGATTTACGCAATATAAATATTAATATAAACGGTAAATTATTTCCGCTCAGTGATATTGCTACTATTAAAAGAGATTATATTGACCCTCCTCAATCTTTCTTTAAATTTAATGGAAAACAAGCTATAGGTCTTGCCGTTTCTATGACCCCGGGCGGGGATATTCTAGCGTTAGGAAAAAATGTAAAGACAGCAATGGAAAAAATTAGTGCTGATTTACCAATCGGTATAGAATATCATTTGGTTGCTAATCAGCCTATGGTAGTAGAAGAAAATATTGCGGAATTTACAAAATCATTAGAAGAAGCATTCATAATTGTTCTTTTCGTAAGTTTCTTAAGCCTTGGCTTACGTGCAGGTGCAGTAGTTGCGTGTTCCATTCCATTGGTACTAACTATAGTCTTTATAGTAATGGAATTTTGCCATATTGATCTTCAAAGAATTTCTCTAGGAGCCTTAATAATTGCGCTTGGGTTACTAGTAGACGATGCAATGATTACTGTTGAAATGATGGTAACAAAACTTGAAGAAGGGTTAGATAAGGTACGTGCTGCTACCTTTGCCTATACCTCTACTGCTTTTCCTATGCTTACAGGCACTTTGGTTACTGTAGTAGCTTTTATTCCAGTCGGTTTTGCTAAAAGCTCGGCTGGCGAATATGTATTTTCTTTATTTGCAGTAATTGCTATTGCCCTGATTGCCTCATGGTTTGTAGCAGTAGTATTTACACCCTTAATCGGCTTAATAATTCTTCCTGATAAACTAGAGCATCATCAACAAAAAGAAAGTAGATTACTAAAGCCTTTTCGTGTTGTTTTGTTAGCTGCTATGCGCTCTCCTAGGAAAACTATTTTCATAACAATAGCATTATTCATTTCATCAATTATAGGTATGAAATTTGTTTCTCATCAGTTCTTCCCGTCTTCTGATCGGCCAGAATTGCTAGTAAACATGCAACTCCCACAAAATTCTTCTATTTTTGCTACTTCTAATGCCGTGGCAAATCTAGAAAAATTATTAGAAAATAACTCCGACATTGTGCGGTGGAGTTCTTATGTAGGGCGTGGTGCGGTTCGTTTTTATTTGCCACTAGACGGAGCGCAACCAAATCCGTCTTATTCTCAAACTGTAATTGTAACAAAAAATATCGAGGCACGAGAACGGGTACGCAGTTACTTGCAAAAAGAATTTAAAGAAAATTTTTCAAATATAAATAGCAGAATCATGCCACTTGAAATGGGACCTCCAGTAGGATGGCCTTTGCAATATAGGGTAAGCGGTCATGATCTAGAACAAGTAAGAAAAATAGCTTATCAAGTTGCCGAAATACTAGGAACAGAATCACAAGTTCAGGATATTAATTTTGACTGGATTGAGCCGTCTCGAGTATTAAGAATTAAAGTTAATCAGGATGAAGCAAGACTTCTTGGGTTAAGCTCGGAAGATTTAGCGGGAGCATTAAATGCGGTAGTCTCAGGAATGAAAATTACCCAGATACGTGATAGTATTTACTTAATAGATGTATTGATTCGGGCGGAAACAGAACAAAGAGTTTCTTTAGATAGTTTAAGCACATTACAGATTTCTACTCCAAGCGGTAATAAAGTACCGTTAATGCAAGTCGCTACCATGGAATATGAACAAGAATATCCTTTGATTTGGAGAAGGGATCGTATACCTACTATTACTGTCCAAGCTGATACTTCTGGGGATACTTTACCTGCGACAGTAGTAGAAAAACTCCGTCCAAAAATTTTAGAGCTTAACAGCAAATTACCAGCCGGATACCAAATTAAAACAGGGGGAACAACTGAAGAAAGCGCTAAATCTCAGGCATCAGTTGCAGCTGTAGTTCCTTTAATGCTAGCAATTGTTATAACCATTTTAATGATTCAATTACAAAGTATTCAACGTGTTATTTTAGTATTAAGTGTAGTACCTCTAGGCTTAATAGGGATAGTTGCCATATTATTAATAGCTGATAAACCTCTAGGGTTTGTGGCTATTTTAGGAATAATCGCTCTTGTTGGGATGATTGCCCGTAACTCTGTGATCGTTATAGATCAAATAGAAACTGAAATTGCTCATGGCCTGTCTCGGTGGGATGCTGTGATAACTGCTACAACTCACCGTTTTCGACCAGTAATTTTAACTGCTGCGGCAGCAATTCTTGGAATGATCCCGATTGCTCCTACAGTATTTTGGGGTCCAATGGCTTATGCAATAATGGGGGGTCTTGCAGTAGCAACGGTACTTACCTTAGTATTCTTACCGGCATTATATTGTATGTGGTTTAAGGTTACCGAGTAA
- a CDS encoding putative transcriptional regulator — MISQDFSNLTGKILIASPYTMEDNIFHQSIVYVVHHGDQGAVGFLVNRLVKNPPVNNLFKKAEFKLDLNLLNLKIHIGGPLELERGFFLHSAEYNKNLLFKLENSELAVSSNIEILKDITSGSGPKHSMFAIGYTGWGVGQLEFEIQNNLWLISEPDYDLIFGNDPTTKWPNALAKLNIDGIDFVPYLASC; from the coding sequence ATGATCAGCCAAGATTTTTCTAATTTAACTGGCAAAATTCTCATAGCAAGCCCATATACTATGGAGGATAATATATTTCACCAATCCATTGTTTATGTGGTACACCATGGGGATCAAGGAGCTGTTGGTTTTCTTGTAAATCGTCTAGTTAAAAATCCTCCGGTAAATAATTTATTTAAAAAAGCTGAATTTAAACTCGACCTGAACCTATTAAATTTAAAGATTCATATTGGCGGGCCGCTCGAACTTGAAAGAGGTTTCTTTTTGCACTCTGCAGAATACAACAAAAACCTTTTATTTAAATTAGAAAATTCAGAATTAGCTGTTAGTTCAAATATTGAAATCCTGAAAGACATAACAAGCGGCAGTGGTCCTAAACATAGCATGTTTGCAATTGGTTATACCGGTTGGGGAGTAGGTCAACTAGAATTTGAAATTCAAAATAACCTATGGCTAATATCAGAACCGGATTATGATCTCATTTTTGGTAATGATCCTACTACTAAATGGCCTAATGCTCTTGCTAAATTAAATATAGATGGAATAGATTTTGTTCCGTACTTAGCTAGTTGTTAA
- a CDS encoding recombination protein RecJ, with translation MQKSVLGKFWQPVKIQEDLVTRISRELQIGDFLAKLVSSRVSSAEEAFDFLDPKIKKLLPNPFHLLDMQKGVERVIQAIKKNEKICIFADYDVDGATSSALLKNVFRELGVEVEIYVPDRIEEGYGPTSSAIQKLKDNGNRLLITVDCGSVAFEALLYASEIGLDVIVIDHHISLDKLPKAVAVINPNRIDEVSNYKNLAAVGVSFLFTVAFCSALRKEGFFEDNSIKHPDLIKQLDIVALGTVCDVMTLTGLNRAFVKQGLKIARSRVNIGYAALCDTAALDEAINCYHLGFVLGPRINAGGRVGNSSLGATLLSTNNPQKAREISEELTIHNNNRKIIELTILEEAHKLAKLQANNTVIFVSGHGWHPGVIGIVAGRLKETYNRPVAVVAVNDSIGKASCRSVKGCDFGSALMEAKLKGMLIAGGGHAMAAGFSIEENKLSILQEFLEDRFKTILKNSTSHLEEFYDLELTANSINNSLIEEINKLEPFGNGNPSPVFKFSNLFVLKADIVGGNHIKVLLAPTRDSSSLTSISAIAFNSVNTVLAEVILSRKPYNLSVIGILKENNWQNKQMLQLHIKDLIINSFT, from the coding sequence ATGCAAAAATCCGTTTTGGGAAAATTCTGGCAACCAGTAAAGATTCAGGAAGATCTAGTTACCAGAATTTCCAGAGAGCTTCAAATCGGAGATTTTCTTGCAAAACTAGTCTCAAGCAGAGTATCTTCAGCAGAAGAAGCTTTTGATTTTCTTGACCCTAAAATAAAAAAACTATTGCCGAATCCTTTTCATTTGCTCGATATGCAAAAGGGCGTAGAAAGGGTGATACAAGCAATAAAGAAGAACGAAAAAATTTGTATATTTGCAGATTATGATGTTGATGGGGCTACTTCTTCCGCCTTACTGAAAAACGTTTTTCGGGAACTGGGGGTAGAAGTGGAAATTTATGTACCCGATAGGATAGAAGAAGGGTATGGCCCCACTTCGTCTGCAATACAAAAGCTCAAAGATAACGGTAACAGGTTACTTATTACCGTTGATTGTGGTTCAGTAGCTTTTGAAGCTTTGCTTTATGCTTCTGAGATAGGTCTTGATGTTATAGTCATTGATCATCATATTAGTTTAGATAAATTACCTAAAGCGGTAGCAGTAATCAACCCTAACCGAATTGATGAGGTAAGTAATTATAAGAACCTCGCAGCTGTAGGGGTTTCGTTTTTATTTACAGTGGCATTTTGCTCGGCGCTTAGGAAGGAAGGATTTTTTGAGGATAATTCTATTAAACATCCGGATTTAATCAAACAACTAGATATTGTTGCCCTCGGTACGGTTTGCGACGTTATGACACTGACCGGATTAAATAGAGCTTTTGTTAAACAAGGTTTAAAGATAGCAAGAAGTAGAGTAAACATAGGGTATGCTGCTTTATGTGATACCGCAGCATTAGATGAAGCAATTAATTGTTACCACCTTGGGTTTGTACTAGGCCCAAGGATTAATGCAGGAGGTAGGGTAGGTAATTCCTCTTTAGGGGCAACTCTTCTTTCCACGAATAATCCTCAGAAGGCTAGGGAGATATCAGAAGAGCTAACTATACATAATAATAACCGGAAAATAATAGAATTAACGATTTTAGAAGAAGCTCATAAATTGGCAAAATTACAGGCTAATAATACAGTGATTTTTGTAAGTGGCCATGGTTGGCATCCGGGAGTTATAGGTATTGTAGCCGGTAGATTAAAAGAAACATATAATAGGCCAGTAGCCGTGGTGGCAGTTAATGATTCAATAGGAAAGGCTTCATGTAGGTCTGTTAAGGGATGCGATTTTGGTTCAGCTTTGATGGAAGCAAAACTAAAAGGGATGCTAATAGCGGGCGGTGGACATGCTATGGCTGCCGGTTTTAGTATTGAGGAAAATAAATTATCTATATTACAGGAATTTTTAGAAGACAGGTTTAAAACTATATTAAAAAATTCTACTTCTCACCTGGAAGAATTTTATGATTTAGAATTAACTGCTAACTCTATAAATAATAGTTTAATTGAGGAAATCAATAAGTTAGAGCCATTTGGCAATGGTAACCCATCACCTGTTTTTAAATTTAGCAATCTGTTTGTGCTAAAGGCTGATATTGTAGGAGGTAATCACATTAAAGTTTTGCTCGCTCCAACCAGAGATTCTTCCTCTTTAACATCAATAAGTGCTATTGCTTTTAATTCTGTTAACACGGTGCTGGCAGAGGTAATTTTATCAAGAAAACCTTATAATTTATCAGTAATTGGCATTCTAAAAGAAAATAACTGGCAAAATAAACAAATGCTACAACTGCACATAAAAGACTTGATCATAAATTCTTTTACCTAA
- a CDS encoding dipeptidyl aminopeptidase/acylaminoacyl-peptidase related protein, whose amino-acid sequence MLELKLSNNALYQAFTQRAMCYIATGGADFGECLVTIKKIADGNVDEWYQEWIATASRAEKIGDKSLKNGHRISAHETYLRASNYYHTAYFPLFGYPVDSRLISAFNKEVQVFQKAALLFKTPIEIIEIPFESATLPAYFLKVDDSGNARPTIVYTNGYDSNIQEMYFAHADAALKRGYNCLLFDGPGQGRNLIRGNSYLRPDWENVVTPVIDYALTRKEIDQKKIILAGWSFGGFLAPRAAAYEHRIAALIADPGQWDAADSLNTAMINKISSLLNIDEMLHWRIVRRGFWTLNVNCLEDFFKSMSNFKLSYIVQNIRCPTLITLPEGDPIASGALALYKALNVSNKKLVHFSEEEGSGGHCEMLARSLYNQRVFDWLDETLAL is encoded by the coding sequence ATGCTAGAGTTAAAACTCAGTAACAATGCACTTTATCAAGCTTTTACTCAAAGGGCTATGTGCTATATAGCAACCGGAGGAGCGGATTTTGGAGAATGTTTAGTTACAATAAAAAAAATAGCTGATGGTAATGTTGATGAGTGGTATCAGGAATGGATAGCTACCGCAAGCAGAGCTGAGAAGATAGGAGATAAAAGCCTCAAAAATGGCCATAGAATTAGTGCGCACGAGACGTATCTTCGGGCTTCAAATTATTATCATACAGCTTATTTCCCATTATTTGGATATCCTGTTGATAGTAGATTGATTAGCGCTTTTAATAAAGAAGTTCAAGTATTCCAAAAAGCAGCGTTGCTTTTTAAAACCCCCATAGAAATAATCGAAATTCCTTTTGAATCAGCAACTCTTCCTGCGTATTTTCTTAAGGTTGATGATTCGGGCAATGCTCGTCCTACAATTGTTTACACGAATGGTTATGATTCGAATATACAAGAAATGTATTTTGCACATGCGGACGCAGCTTTAAAAAGAGGGTACAATTGCTTGTTATTCGATGGTCCTGGCCAAGGTCGTAATCTTATTCGAGGTAATAGCTATTTGAGGCCTGATTGGGAAAATGTAGTAACACCCGTAATAGATTATGCTTTAACTAGAAAAGAAATAGATCAGAAAAAAATAATTCTTGCTGGATGGAGTTTTGGAGGATTCCTTGCTCCCCGAGCAGCTGCGTATGAACACAGAATAGCTGCTTTAATAGCAGATCCAGGACAATGGGATGCTGCGGATTCCTTAAATACGGCAATGATTAATAAAATTTCTAGTCTACTAAATATAGATGAAATGCTTCATTGGCGGATAGTACGAAGAGGATTCTGGACACTTAATGTAAATTGTTTAGAAGATTTCTTTAAATCGATGTCAAATTTTAAACTTTCTTATATAGTACAAAATATTCGCTGTCCTACTTTAATCACTTTGCCAGAAGGAGATCCTATAGCAAGTGGAGCACTTGCGCTTTATAAAGCCCTTAATGTTAGTAATAAAAAACTAGTTCATTTTTCTGAAGAGGAGGGTAGTGGTGGTCATTGCGAAATGCTCGCACGCTCATTATATAACCAAAGGGTTTTTGATTGGCTTGATGAAACCTTGGCTTTATAG